The following coding sequences lie in one Syngnathus scovelli strain Florida chromosome 1, RoL_Ssco_1.2, whole genome shotgun sequence genomic window:
- the LOC125976110 gene encoding mucin-1 isoform X6: MKSIRVCVLLLLASVHIFMAAAPTGRAPTGRTPTGRAPTGRAPTGRLVMSRAPATVAPPAQSTAKPAESGKVPTVAAAAAAATTTPLAGPDEKKAAANTSSSSSSSSSSSSSSSSTRPTHATTERPQGERTATARRTRTELTTTWPPIGPGPTSAPPQTDNGTVAYNSVGTHGESCPQVGSADKEVRGAASDKRLWWIVLPVLLAASAAVIILKFKCKKIHEHTETSDTGTENASFQSRPESTKDGVMLLAVKSSGGQDHATS; the protein is encoded by the exons ATGAAGAGCATCAGGGTTTGTGTCCTCCTGCTGCTAGCATCAGTGCACATCTTCATGGCAG CGGCGCCGACGGGCCGGGCGCCGACGGGCCGAACGCCGACGGGCCGAGCGCCGACGGGCCGAGCGCCGACGGGCCGCTTAGTGATGAGCCGAGCGCCCGCCACAGTCGCGCCGCCGGCACAAAGCACGGCAAAACCTGCAGAGAGCG gaAAAGTCCCAacagtggcggcggcggcggcggcagcaacgACGACCCCTCTCGCCGGGCCCGACGAGAAAA AAGCTGCGGCaaacaccagcagcagcagcagcagcagcagcagcagcagcagcagcagcagcagcacccgcCCGACGCACGCGACCACCGAGCGGCCTCAAGGTGAGAGAACGGCGACGGCACGCCGGACGCGCACGGAACTCACCACTACATGGCCTCCGATCGGACCTGGGCCCACCTCGGCCCCGCCGCAAACCGACAACGGTACCGTCGCGTACAATTCCGTTGGGACTCACGGTGAGagct GTCCTCAGGTTGGCAGCGCTGACAAAGAAGTCAGAGGAGCAG CCAGTGACAAAAGACTTTGGTGGATCGTACtgcccgtcctgctggccgcctcCGCCGCCGTCATCATCCTCAAGTTCAAATGCAAAAAGATCCACGAGCACACGG AGACCAGCGATACCGGAACAGAGAA tgCATCCTTCCAGAGCCGTCCGGAAAGCACCAAAGACGGCGTCATGCTTCTCGCCGTCAAGTCGTCAGGCGGCCAGGACCACG CCACAAGCTGA
- the LOC125976110 gene encoding uncharacterized protein isoform X2, with protein MKSIRVCVLLLLASVHIFMAAAPTGRAPTGRTPTGRAPTGRAPTGRLVMSRAPATVAPPAQSTAKPAESGKVPTVAAAAAAATTTPLAGPDEKKAAANTSSSSSSSSSSSSSSSSTRPTHATTERPQGERTATARRTRTELTTTWPPIGPGPTSAPPQTDNGTVAYNSVGTHAMPRHQTGQTTDKSPGPQVGSADKEVRGAASDKRLWWIVLPVLLAASAAVIILKFKCKKIHEHTETSDTGTENASFQSRPESTKDGVMLLAVKSSGGQDHATS; from the exons ATGAAGAGCATCAGGGTTTGTGTCCTCCTGCTGCTAGCATCAGTGCACATCTTCATGGCAG CGGCGCCGACGGGCCGGGCGCCGACGGGCCGAACGCCGACGGGCCGAGCGCCGACGGGCCGAGCGCCGACGGGCCGCTTAGTGATGAGCCGAGCGCCCGCCACAGTCGCGCCGCCGGCACAAAGCACGGCAAAACCTGCAGAGAGCG gaAAAGTCCCAacagtggcggcggcggcggcggcagcaacgACGACCCCTCTCGCCGGGCCCGACGAGAAAA AAGCTGCGGCaaacaccagcagcagcagcagcagcagcagcagcagcagcagcagcagcagcagcacccgcCCGACGCACGCGACCACCGAGCGGCCTCAAGGTGAGAGAACGGCGACGGCACGCCGGACGCGCACGGAACTCACCACTACATGGCCTCCGATCGGACCTGGGCCCACCTCGGCCCCGCCGCAAACCGACAACGGTACCGTCGCGTACAATTCCGTTGGGACTCACG CAATGCCTCGGCACCAGACGGGCCAGACCACAGACAAAAGTCCCG GTCCTCAGGTTGGCAGCGCTGACAAAGAAGTCAGAGGAGCAG CCAGTGACAAAAGACTTTGGTGGATCGTACtgcccgtcctgctggccgcctcCGCCGCCGTCATCATCCTCAAGTTCAAATGCAAAAAGATCCACGAGCACACGG AGACCAGCGATACCGGAACAGAGAA tgCATCCTTCCAGAGCCGTCCGGAAAGCACCAAAGACGGCGTCATGCTTCTCGCCGTCAAGTCGTCAGGCGGCCAGGACCACG CCACAAGCTGA
- the LOC125976110 gene encoding salivary glue protein Sgs-3 isoform X1: MKSIRVCVLLLLASVHIFMAAAPTGRAPTGRTPTGRAPTGRAPTGRLVMSRAPATVAPPAQSTAKPAESGKVPTVAAAAAAATTTPLAGPDEKKAAANTSSSSSSSSSSSSSSSSTRPTHATTERPQGERTATARRTRTELTTTWPPIGPGPTSAPPQTDNGTVAYNSVGTHGESSMPRHQTGQTTDKSPGPQVGSADKEVRGAASDKRLWWIVLPVLLAASAAVIILKFKCKKIHEHTETSDTGTENASFQSRPESTKDGVMLLAVKSSGGQDHATS, translated from the exons ATGAAGAGCATCAGGGTTTGTGTCCTCCTGCTGCTAGCATCAGTGCACATCTTCATGGCAG CGGCGCCGACGGGCCGGGCGCCGACGGGCCGAACGCCGACGGGCCGAGCGCCGACGGGCCGAGCGCCGACGGGCCGCTTAGTGATGAGCCGAGCGCCCGCCACAGTCGCGCCGCCGGCACAAAGCACGGCAAAACCTGCAGAGAGCG gaAAAGTCCCAacagtggcggcggcggcggcggcagcaacgACGACCCCTCTCGCCGGGCCCGACGAGAAAA AAGCTGCGGCaaacaccagcagcagcagcagcagcagcagcagcagcagcagcagcagcagcagcacccgcCCGACGCACGCGACCACCGAGCGGCCTCAAGGTGAGAGAACGGCGACGGCACGCCGGACGCGCACGGAACTCACCACTACATGGCCTCCGATCGGACCTGGGCCCACCTCGGCCCCGCCGCAAACCGACAACGGTACCGTCGCGTACAATTCCGTTGGGACTCACGGTGAGagct CAATGCCTCGGCACCAGACGGGCCAGACCACAGACAAAAGTCCCG GTCCTCAGGTTGGCAGCGCTGACAAAGAAGTCAGAGGAGCAG CCAGTGACAAAAGACTTTGGTGGATCGTACtgcccgtcctgctggccgcctcCGCCGCCGTCATCATCCTCAAGTTCAAATGCAAAAAGATCCACGAGCACACGG AGACCAGCGATACCGGAACAGAGAA tgCATCCTTCCAGAGCCGTCCGGAAAGCACCAAAGACGGCGTCATGCTTCTCGCCGTCAAGTCGTCAGGCGGCCAGGACCACG CCACAAGCTGA
- the LOC125976110 gene encoding mucin-7 isoform X8 codes for MKSIRVCVLLLLASVHIFMAAAPTGRAPTGRTPTGRAPTGRAPTGRLVMSRAPATVAPPAQSTAKPAESGKVPTVAAAAAAATTTPLAGPDEKKAAANTSSSSSSSSSSSSSSSSTRPTHATTERPQGERTATARRTRTELTTTWPPIGPGPTSAPPQTDNGPQVGSADKEVRGAASDKRLWWIVLPVLLAASAAVIILKFKCKKIHEHTETSDTGTENASFQSRPESTKDGVMLLAVKSSGGQDHATS; via the exons ATGAAGAGCATCAGGGTTTGTGTCCTCCTGCTGCTAGCATCAGTGCACATCTTCATGGCAG CGGCGCCGACGGGCCGGGCGCCGACGGGCCGAACGCCGACGGGCCGAGCGCCGACGGGCCGAGCGCCGACGGGCCGCTTAGTGATGAGCCGAGCGCCCGCCACAGTCGCGCCGCCGGCACAAAGCACGGCAAAACCTGCAGAGAGCG gaAAAGTCCCAacagtggcggcggcggcggcggcagcaacgACGACCCCTCTCGCCGGGCCCGACGAGAAAA AAGCTGCGGCaaacaccagcagcagcagcagcagcagcagcagcagcagcagcagcagcagcagcacccgcCCGACGCACGCGACCACCGAGCGGCCTCAAGGTGAGAGAACGGCGACGGCACGCCGGACGCGCACGGAACTCACCACTACATGGCCTCCGATCGGACCTGGGCCCACCTCGGCCCCGCCGCAAACCGACAACG GTCCTCAGGTTGGCAGCGCTGACAAAGAAGTCAGAGGAGCAG CCAGTGACAAAAGACTTTGGTGGATCGTACtgcccgtcctgctggccgcctcCGCCGCCGTCATCATCCTCAAGTTCAAATGCAAAAAGATCCACGAGCACACGG AGACCAGCGATACCGGAACAGAGAA tgCATCCTTCCAGAGCCGTCCGGAAAGCACCAAAGACGGCGTCATGCTTCTCGCCGTCAAGTCGTCAGGCGGCCAGGACCACG CCACAAGCTGA
- the cct7 gene encoding T-complex protein 1 subunit eta — protein sequence MRMNASPLSIVGVHAGAELLEETAKMMPTPVILLKEGTDTSQGIPQLISNINACQVISEAVRTTLGPRGMDKLMVDSRGKATISNDGATILKLLDVVHPAAKTLVDIARSQDAEVGDGTTSVTLLAAEFLKQLKPYVEEGLHPQTIIRAFRTATNLAVDKIKEIAVPVKKDDKREQRQLLEKCAATALNSKLIAGQKEFFSKMVVDAVMSLDELLSLKMIGIKKVQGGGLEDSQLISGVAFKKTFSYAGFEMQPKCYENPKIALLNVELELKAEKDNAEVRVKSVEDYQAIVDAEWNILYDKLEKIHRSGAKVVLSKLPIGDVATQYFADRDLFCAGRVQEEDLKRTMMACGGSIQTSVGNLTDDVLGQCELFEEVQIGGERYNLFKGCPKAKTCTIILRGGAEQFTEETERSLHDAIMIVRRAIKNDSVVAGGGAVEMELSKYLRCYSRSIPGKQQLLIGAYAKALEIIPRQLCDNAGFDATNILNKLRAKHAQGGMWYGVDINNEDIADNFAACVWEPSVVRINALTAASEAACLILSVDETIKNPRRAVDGPPGGGRGRGRPHAH from the exons ATGCGCATGAACGCCTCGCCGCTAAGCATTGTGGGAGTTCATGCCGGTGCCGAGCTTTTGGAGGAAACTGCCAAGATGATG CCCACACCGGTGATCTTGCTGAAGGAGGGGACAGACACTTCTCAGGGAATCCCCCAGCTCATCAGTAACATCAATGCTTGCCAG GTCATATCTGAGGCTGTGCGGACAACCCTGGGGCCCAGAGGGATGGACAAACTCATGGTCGACAGTAGAG GTAAAGCCACCATCTCCAACGACGGGGCCACCATCCTGAAGCTGCTGGACGTGGTCCACCCCGCAGCCAAGACCCTGGTGGACATTGCCCGCTCTCAGGACGCCGAG GTCGGGGACGGCACCACCTCGGTCACGCTCCTGGCCGCCGAGTTCCTGAAGCAGCTGAAGCCCTACGTGGAGGAGGGGCTCCACCCACAGACCATCATCCGAGCGTTCCGCACCGCCACCAATCTGGCTGTGGACAAGATCAAGGAGATCGCCGTTCCCGTCAAGAAAGACGACAAGCG GGAGCAGCGACAGTTGCTGGAGAAGTGCGCAGCCACGGCGCTCAACTCCAAGCTGATTGCCGGGCAAAAGGAGTTCTTCTCCAAGATGGTGGTGGACGCTGTCATGTCCCTGGACGAACTGCTGTCTCTCAAGATGATTGGCATCAAGAAGGTCCAGGGAGGGGGTCTGGAG GATTCCCAGTTGATTTCCGGGGTGGCCTTCAAGAAGACCTTCTCCTACGCCGGCTTCGAGATGCAGCCCAAGTGCTACGAGAATCCCAAGATCGCGCTGCTCAACGTCGAGCTGGAGCTGAAGGCCGAGAAGGACAACGCCGAGGTTCGGGTGAAGTCGGTGGAG GACTACCAAGCCATCGTGGACGCCGAGTGGAACATCCTTTACGACAAGCTGGAGAAGATCCACCGGTCGGGAGCCAAAGTGGTTCTGTCCAAGTTGCCCATCGGCGACGTGGCCACCCAGTACTTTGCCGACAGAGACCTGTTCTGTGCCGGGAGGGTCCAGGAGGAAGACTTGAAGAGGACCATGATG GCCTGCGGGGGCTCCATCCAGACGTCGGTGGGCAATCTGACAGATGACGTCTTGGGCCAGTGCGAGCTCTTCGAGGAGGTCCAAATCGGCGGAGAAAG GTACAACTTGTTCAAGGGCTGCCCCAAGGCCAAGACGTGCACCATCATCCTGCGAGGCGGAGCCGAGCAGTTCACCGAGGAGACGGAGCGCTCGCTGCACGACGCCATCATGATCGTGCGGAGAGCCATCAAG AACGACTCGGTGGTTGCGGGCGGAGGAGCCGTGGAGATGGAGCTGTCCAAGTACCTGCGCTGTTATTCCAGAAGCATCCCGGGGAAGCAGCAGCTGCTGATCGGCGCCTACGCCAAGGCCCTGGAGATCATCCCCAGACAGCTGTGCGACAACGCCGGCTTTGATGCCACCAACATCCTCAACAAGCTGCGTGCCAAACACGCTCAG GGCGGCATGTGGTACGGCGTGGACATCAACAACGAGGACATCGCCGATAACTTCGCCGCCTGCGTGTGGGAGCCGTCCGTCGTCCGCATCAACGCGCTGACCGCAGCCTCCGAGGCGGCCTGCCTCATCCTGTCTGTCGACGAGACCATCAAGAACCCGCGCCGCGCTGTCGACGGGCCCCCGGGTGGCGGGAGGGGCCGCGGAAGACCTCATGCACACTAA
- the LOC125976110 gene encoding uncharacterized protein isoform X3, translated as MKSIRVCVLLLLASVHIFMAAAPTGRAPTGRTPTGRAPTGRAPTGRLVMSRAPATVAPPAQSTAKPAESGKVPTVAAAAAAATTTPLAGPDEKKAAANTSSSSSSRPTHATTERPQGERTATARRTRTELTTTWPPIGPGPTSAPPQTDNGTVAYNSVGTHGESSMPRHQTGQTTDKSPGPQVGSADKEVRGAASDKRLWWIVLPVLLAASAAVIILKFKCKKIHEHTETSDTGTENASFQSRPESTKDGVMLLAVKSSGGQDHATS; from the exons ATGAAGAGCATCAGGGTTTGTGTCCTCCTGCTGCTAGCATCAGTGCACATCTTCATGGCAG CGGCGCCGACGGGCCGGGCGCCGACGGGCCGAACGCCGACGGGCCGAGCGCCGACGGGCCGAGCGCCGACGGGCCGCTTAGTGATGAGCCGAGCGCCCGCCACAGTCGCGCCGCCGGCACAAAGCACGGCAAAACCTGCAGAGAGCG gaAAAGTCCCAacagtggcggcggcggcggcggcagcaacgACGACCCCTCTCGCCGGGCCCGACGAGAAAA AAGCTGCGGCaaacaccagcagcagcagcagcag ccgcCCGACGCACGCGACCACCGAGCGGCCTCAAGGTGAGAGAACGGCGACGGCACGCCGGACGCGCACGGAACTCACCACTACATGGCCTCCGATCGGACCTGGGCCCACCTCGGCCCCGCCGCAAACCGACAACGGTACCGTCGCGTACAATTCCGTTGGGACTCACGGTGAGagct CAATGCCTCGGCACCAGACGGGCCAGACCACAGACAAAAGTCCCG GTCCTCAGGTTGGCAGCGCTGACAAAGAAGTCAGAGGAGCAG CCAGTGACAAAAGACTTTGGTGGATCGTACtgcccgtcctgctggccgcctcCGCCGCCGTCATCATCCTCAAGTTCAAATGCAAAAAGATCCACGAGCACACGG AGACCAGCGATACCGGAACAGAGAA tgCATCCTTCCAGAGCCGTCCGGAAAGCACCAAAGACGGCGTCATGCTTCTCGCCGTCAAGTCGTCAGGCGGCCAGGACCACG CCACAAGCTGA
- the LOC125976110 gene encoding integumentary mucin C.1 isoform X10: protein MKSIRVCVLLLLASVHIFMAAAPTGRAPTGRTPTGRAPTGRAPTGRLVMSRAPATVAPPAQSTAKPAESGKVPTVAAAAAAATTTPLAGPDEKKAAANTSSSSSSSSSSSSSSSSTRPTHATTERPQGPQVGSADKEVRGAASDKRLWWIVLPVLLAASAAVIILKFKCKKIHEHTETSDTGTENASFQSRPESTKDGVMLLAVKSSGGQDHATS, encoded by the exons ATGAAGAGCATCAGGGTTTGTGTCCTCCTGCTGCTAGCATCAGTGCACATCTTCATGGCAG CGGCGCCGACGGGCCGGGCGCCGACGGGCCGAACGCCGACGGGCCGAGCGCCGACGGGCCGAGCGCCGACGGGCCGCTTAGTGATGAGCCGAGCGCCCGCCACAGTCGCGCCGCCGGCACAAAGCACGGCAAAACCTGCAGAGAGCG gaAAAGTCCCAacagtggcggcggcggcggcggcagcaacgACGACCCCTCTCGCCGGGCCCGACGAGAAAA AAGCTGCGGCaaacaccagcagcagcagcagcagcagcagcagcagcagcagcagcagcagcagcacccgcCCGACGCACGCGACCACCGAGCGGCCTCAAG GTCCTCAGGTTGGCAGCGCTGACAAAGAAGTCAGAGGAGCAG CCAGTGACAAAAGACTTTGGTGGATCGTACtgcccgtcctgctggccgcctcCGCCGCCGTCATCATCCTCAAGTTCAAATGCAAAAAGATCCACGAGCACACGG AGACCAGCGATACCGGAACAGAGAA tgCATCCTTCCAGAGCCGTCCGGAAAGCACCAAAGACGGCGTCATGCTTCTCGCCGTCAAGTCGTCAGGCGGCCAGGACCACG CCACAAGCTGA
- the LOC125976110 gene encoding uncharacterized protein isoform X9, with protein sequence MSRAPATVAPPAQSTAKPAESGKVPTVAAAAAAATTTPLAGPDEKKAAANTSSSSSSSSSSSSSSSSTRPTHATTERPQGERTATARRTRTELTTTWPPIGPGPTSAPPQTDNGTVAYNSVGTHGESSMPRHQTGQTTDKSPGPQVGSADKEVRGAASDKRLWWIVLPVLLAASAAVIILKFKCKKIHEHTETSDTGTENASFQSRPESTKDGVMLLAVKSSGGQDHATS encoded by the exons ATGAGCCGAGCGCCCGCCACAGTCGCGCCGCCGGCACAAAGCACGGCAAAACCTGCAGAGAGCG gaAAAGTCCCAacagtggcggcggcggcggcggcagcaacgACGACCCCTCTCGCCGGGCCCGACGAGAAAA AAGCTGCGGCaaacaccagcagcagcagcagcagcagcagcagcagcagcagcagcagcagcagcacccgcCCGACGCACGCGACCACCGAGCGGCCTCAAGGTGAGAGAACGGCGACGGCACGCCGGACGCGCACGGAACTCACCACTACATGGCCTCCGATCGGACCTGGGCCCACCTCGGCCCCGCCGCAAACCGACAACGGTACCGTCGCGTACAATTCCGTTGGGACTCACGGTGAGagct CAATGCCTCGGCACCAGACGGGCCAGACCACAGACAAAAGTCCCG GTCCTCAGGTTGGCAGCGCTGACAAAGAAGTCAGAGGAGCAG CCAGTGACAAAAGACTTTGGTGGATCGTACtgcccgtcctgctggccgcctcCGCCGCCGTCATCATCCTCAAGTTCAAATGCAAAAAGATCCACGAGCACACGG AGACCAGCGATACCGGAACAGAGAA tgCATCCTTCCAGAGCCGTCCGGAAAGCACCAAAGACGGCGTCATGCTTCTCGCCGTCAAGTCGTCAGGCGGCCAGGACCACG CCACAAGCTGA
- the LOC125976110 gene encoding mucin-1 isoform X7, which translates to MKSIRVCVLLLLASVHIFMAAAPTGRAPTGRTPTGRAPTGRAPTGRLVMSRAPATVAPPAQSTAKPAESGKVPTVAAAAAAATTTPLAGPDEKKAAANTSSSSSSSSSSSSSSSSTRPTHATTERPQGERTATARRTRTELTTTWPPIGPGPTSAPPQTDNGTVAYNSVGTHGPQVGSADKEVRGAASDKRLWWIVLPVLLAASAAVIILKFKCKKIHEHTETSDTGTENASFQSRPESTKDGVMLLAVKSSGGQDHATS; encoded by the exons ATGAAGAGCATCAGGGTTTGTGTCCTCCTGCTGCTAGCATCAGTGCACATCTTCATGGCAG CGGCGCCGACGGGCCGGGCGCCGACGGGCCGAACGCCGACGGGCCGAGCGCCGACGGGCCGAGCGCCGACGGGCCGCTTAGTGATGAGCCGAGCGCCCGCCACAGTCGCGCCGCCGGCACAAAGCACGGCAAAACCTGCAGAGAGCG gaAAAGTCCCAacagtggcggcggcggcggcggcagcaacgACGACCCCTCTCGCCGGGCCCGACGAGAAAA AAGCTGCGGCaaacaccagcagcagcagcagcagcagcagcagcagcagcagcagcagcagcagcacccgcCCGACGCACGCGACCACCGAGCGGCCTCAAGGTGAGAGAACGGCGACGGCACGCCGGACGCGCACGGAACTCACCACTACATGGCCTCCGATCGGACCTGGGCCCACCTCGGCCCCGCCGCAAACCGACAACGGTACCGTCGCGTACAATTCCGTTGGGACTCACG GTCCTCAGGTTGGCAGCGCTGACAAAGAAGTCAGAGGAGCAG CCAGTGACAAAAGACTTTGGTGGATCGTACtgcccgtcctgctggccgcctcCGCCGCCGTCATCATCCTCAAGTTCAAATGCAAAAAGATCCACGAGCACACGG AGACCAGCGATACCGGAACAGAGAA tgCATCCTTCCAGAGCCGTCCGGAAAGCACCAAAGACGGCGTCATGCTTCTCGCCGTCAAGTCGTCAGGCGGCCAGGACCACG CCACAAGCTGA
- the LOC125976110 gene encoding mucin-7 isoform X5 translates to MKSIRVCVLLLLASVHIFMAAAPTGRAPTGRTPTGRAPTGRAPTGRLVMSRAPATVAPPAQSTAKPAESGKVPTVAAAAAAATTTPLAGPDEKKAAANTSSSSSSSSSSSSSSSSTRPTHATTERPQGERTATARRTRTELTTTWPPIGPGPTSAPPQTDNAMPRHQTGQTTDKSPGPQVGSADKEVRGAASDKRLWWIVLPVLLAASAAVIILKFKCKKIHEHTETSDTGTENASFQSRPESTKDGVMLLAVKSSGGQDHATS, encoded by the exons ATGAAGAGCATCAGGGTTTGTGTCCTCCTGCTGCTAGCATCAGTGCACATCTTCATGGCAG CGGCGCCGACGGGCCGGGCGCCGACGGGCCGAACGCCGACGGGCCGAGCGCCGACGGGCCGAGCGCCGACGGGCCGCTTAGTGATGAGCCGAGCGCCCGCCACAGTCGCGCCGCCGGCACAAAGCACGGCAAAACCTGCAGAGAGCG gaAAAGTCCCAacagtggcggcggcggcggcggcagcaacgACGACCCCTCTCGCCGGGCCCGACGAGAAAA AAGCTGCGGCaaacaccagcagcagcagcagcagcagcagcagcagcagcagcagcagcagcagcacccgcCCGACGCACGCGACCACCGAGCGGCCTCAAGGTGAGAGAACGGCGACGGCACGCCGGACGCGCACGGAACTCACCACTACATGGCCTCCGATCGGACCTGGGCCCACCTCGGCCCCGCCGCAAACCGACAACG CAATGCCTCGGCACCAGACGGGCCAGACCACAGACAAAAGTCCCG GTCCTCAGGTTGGCAGCGCTGACAAAGAAGTCAGAGGAGCAG CCAGTGACAAAAGACTTTGGTGGATCGTACtgcccgtcctgctggccgcctcCGCCGCCGTCATCATCCTCAAGTTCAAATGCAAAAAGATCCACGAGCACACGG AGACCAGCGATACCGGAACAGAGAA tgCATCCTTCCAGAGCCGTCCGGAAAGCACCAAAGACGGCGTCATGCTTCTCGCCGTCAAGTCGTCAGGCGGCCAGGACCACG CCACAAGCTGA